From Glycine max cultivar Williams 82 chromosome 11, Glycine_max_v4.0, whole genome shotgun sequence, the proteins below share one genomic window:
- the LOC100795324 gene encoding LOW QUALITY PROTEIN: scarecrow-like protein 31 (The sequence of the model RefSeq protein was modified relative to this genomic sequence to represent the inferred CDS: inserted 1 base in 1 codon): MAFDAVKGICGSSDPKLKELSIGIEYNAIASKNWETIQVEALKIESNELVAVNCHQRFEDLXRNAVLHLIRKINPDIFTQSITSGSYNAPFLSTRFREALFHYSGISDKIDTVIPRKNDRRLMVERELLGREIMNFIACEGSERIERPETYKQWQVRNMKAGFKQLPLDEELMAKFRSKLKEYHRDFVLDENNNWMLQGWKGRIFNASTCWVPA, from the exons TTAAGGGTATTTGCGGATCATCTGATCCAAAGTTGAAAGAGCTTTCAATTGG gATTGAGTACAATGCCATAGCATCAAAGAACTGGGAAACCATTCAGGTTGAAGCCCTCAAAATAGAGAGCAATGAGCTAGTTGCTGTCAACTGTCACCAGAGGTTTGAGGATT CTAGAAATGCAGTTCTGCATTTGATCAGGAAGATAAATCCGGATATCTTTACTCAGTCCATCACTAGTGGATCATATAATGCCCCTTTCTTGTCCACGCGGTTTagggaggctctctttcattaTTCTGGCATTTCTGATAAGATTGACACTGTCATACCTCGTAAAAACGATAGGAGGTTGATGGTTGAGAGAGAGCTTTTGGGCAGGGAGATTATGAATTTTATAGCATGTGAAGGTTCTGAGAGGATTGAGAGGCCTGAGACATACAAACAGTGGCAGGTTAGGAATATGAAGGCTGGTTTCAAGCAGTTACCACTGGATGAAGAATTAATGGCCAAATTCAGGAGTAAGTTAAAGGAATACCACAGAGATTTTGTCTTAGATGAAAATAACAACTGGATGCTTCAAGGTTGGAAGGGCCGCATTTTTAATGCTTCCACTTGTTGGGTTCCGGCATAA